A region of Mesoplodon densirostris isolate mMesDen1 chromosome 11, mMesDen1 primary haplotype, whole genome shotgun sequence DNA encodes the following proteins:
- the LOC132499009 gene encoding R3H domain-containing protein 1-like yields the protein MRMSDTVTVKNETETMKDLEAEVKDTTGVENLIKSENYGKILAEKNERCIDNNIDLQEKIQIQLTQSFEKEEKPSKDEAEKEKASDKLPRKMLSRDSSQEYTDSTGIDLHEFLVNTLKNNPRDRMMLLKLEQEILDFIGNNESPRKKFPPMTSYHRMLLHRVAAYFGLDHNVDQSGKSVIVNKTSNTRIPDQKFNEHIKDDKGEDFQKRYILKRDNSSFDKDDNQMRIRLKDDRRSKSIEEREEEYQRARDRIFSQDSLCSQENYIIDKRIQDEDASSTQQRRQIFRVNKDSSGRSTNSHQSSTENELKYSEPRPWSSTDSDSSLRNFKPAVTKASSFSGISVLTRGDSSGSSKSIGRLSKTGSESSGSVGSSTGSLSHIQQPLPGTALSQSSHGAPVVYPTVSTHSSLSFDGGLNGQVASPSTSFFLLPLEATGIPPGSILINPQTGWYPEKGLFQLRYQELSEN from the exons ATGAGGATGTCTGATACTGTTACtgtaaaaaatgaaactgaaacaATGAAGGATTTGGAGGCAGAAGTGAAAGATACAACCGGAGTTGAAAATCTTATCAAATCCGAAAACTATGGGAAGATTTTGGCAGAGAAGAATGAACGTTGCATTGACAACAATATTGATTTGCAGGAGAAAATTCAGATCCAGTTAACACAATCATTTGAAAAAGAGGAGAAGCCCTCAAAAgatgaagcagaaaaagaaaaagccagtgATAAGTTGCCCAGAAAAATGTTATCAAGAGATTCCAGTCAAGAATACACTGATTCAACTGGCATAGATCTACATGAATTTTtagtaaatacattaaaaaacaatccCAGGGACAGAATGATGCTGTTGAAATTGGAACAAGAAATTTTAGATTTCATTGGTAATAATGAGTCTCCACGTAAAAAATTCCCCCCAATGACATCTTACCATAGGATGCTATTACACAGAGTCGCTGCTTACTTTGGATTAGACCACAATGTTGATCAGAGTGGGAAGTCTGTCATAGTAAACAAAACTAGCAATACAAGAATACCTGATCAGAAATTTAATGAACATATTAAGGATGATAAAGGTGAAGACTTTCAGAAACGATATATCCTCAAGAGAGATAACTCTAGCTTTGACAAAGATGATAACCAGATGAGAATACGTTTGAAAGATGACAGAAGAAGCAAATCtatagaagaaagagaagaagagtaCCAGAGAGCTAGAGACCGAATATTTTCCCAAGATTCCCTGTGTTCCCAAGAGAATTATATTATTGACAAAAGAATCCAAGACGAGGATGCTAGTAGCACCCAGCAGAGGCGCCAGATATTTAGAGTTAATAAAGATTCTTCAGGGAGATCAACAAATAGCCATCAAAGCAGCACTGAGAACGAGTTGAAGTACTCTGAACCCCGACCCTGGAGCAGCACAGATTCAGACAGCTCTCTCCGAAACTTCAAGCCTGCTGTAACTAAAGCCAGCAGCTTCAGTGGAATTTCAGTTCTGACAAGAGGTGATAGTTCTGGAAGCAGCAAAAGCATAGGCAGGCTTTCAAAAACAG GTTCTGAGTCTTCTGGTAGTGTAGGGTCATCTACGGGCTCTCTCTCTCACATCCAGCAGCCTCTTCCAGGTACAGCTCTCAGCCAGTCTTCTCATGGCGCACCTGTCGTCTATCCAACTGTCAGCACTCATAGTTCTCTTTCCTTTGATGGTGGCCTAAATGGGCAAGTCGCATCTCCTAGCACTAGCTTCTTTTTGCTTCCCTTGGAAGCGACAGGCATACCACCTGGCAGTATTCTGATCAACCCACAAACAGGTTGGTATCCAGAAAAAGGTTTATTTCAGTTGAGATATCAGGAGTTATCTGAAAACTAA